In Deltaproteobacteria bacterium, a single window of DNA contains:
- a CDS encoding GxxExxY protein, with translation MNENDLSRVIFECAIEVHRTLGGPGLLESVYEEALLWELDQRGLRMQRQVSLPIPYKDHILANPLRIDLIVNNSVIVECKATAQHSPLFEAQILTDLRLTGMKLGMVINFGERLVKDGIRRVANGL, from the coding sequence GTGAACGAGAACGATCTCAGTCGCGTAATCTTTGAATGTGCGATCGAAGTTCATCGAACGCTTGGGGGACCAGGATTGCTGGAGAGCGTGTACGAAGAGGCTCTGTTGTGGGAGCTGGACCAACGTGGATTGCGCATGCAGCGACAAGTGTCGTTGCCGATTCCCTACAAAGACCACATCCTCGCCAACCCGCTTCGCATCGATCTCATCGTCAACAACTCGGTCATCGTTGAATGCAAGGCCACTGCGCAGCACAGCCCGTTGTTTGAGGCCCAGATTCTCACCGACCTGCGCTTGACTGGTATGAAACTCGGGATGGTAATCAACTTCGGGGAGCGTTTGGTTAAGGATGGTATCCGTCGTGTGGCCAACGGTCTCTGA